ATCTCGCTGGGGTCGTCTGGGTGCGGCTGCGTGAAGTCGCCGCGTTCGACCTCGTTCTGTAGGCGGCTGACCGAGCGCAGCAGCGTGCCGCTCAGGACGTAGCCGACCAGCGCGCACAGGCTGCCCACGACCAGCATCCAGGCGAGCAGGGTGCTGGTCGGGACGCTGGGGCGGGCGGTGACGGTCAGGACCACGTTCGGCAGGAACGCCAGCATGAAGATCACCAGCGTGAACTGTGCGCGCAGGGTGCTGCGGCCCAGCGCCCCGCGCCGGGTGGCGGGGGCGGTCGGGGCAGTTGAGGCGCGGCTCATGGATCTCAGGGTACGGATTGTCTTCTGACAGAAAACTCACGCCCGCCGGTGGGCGCGCGGGTCTGTCAACCCCCCACCCCCGTCAGCTTCCCCCGCCAGGAAGACAGACGGCAAAGAGAGAAGGAATCTTTCACGATCCAGAAAAATCGTGAATACTTTCACTATATATGCAACAAGAAAGGGGGTGAGTCACCCCACCCCCCGTCCGTTCAGGCCTGAGGCTGCTGCAGCTGCGGGCCGTTCTGGGCCACGTAGCCTTCCAGGGTCGCGTAGTCATCCTGGAAGTGCATCAGCACGCCGCCGAACAGCGTGTCGAAGGTCTCCTGGGGCATCTCGGCCAGGGTGGGGTAGAAGCCCACGTACTCCAGCCACACGTTGCCGTCGGCGTCGATGGAACGCGCGAAGGCCCGCTCGCGATTGCGGTCGTTCAGCATGTTCACGACCTCGTTGCGGCGGTCGTTGTACTGCTTCTGGGTCACGCAGGTCACTTCCAGACGGCTGGTGTTGTTCGGGCCGTCGTTCACGCTGACCAGCACGGCCGCGTCGCCCATCTCGAAGCGCCAGCCCATGCGGATGAACCGCTGACCGTTGTTCTCTTCCATGTCCAGCTGAACTTCTTTTTCCTTGAGATACTTCGCAAGGGTATCCAGGGTCAGCAGAGCCGTTTCCATCGTCATTGAAACCATCCTCCTCGGTGGGTGAAGCACATCAGTGAAATCTGTCTGTGGTTGAAACCCGGCCGATTCTAACACCCCCGGCGACAGCCGCGCGCTTCAGGGTCGGCTCAGGACACTCAGGGTCACGGGCGCGACCCCCTCGCTCAGGATGCCCAGCGCCGCCGCCGCCTCACGGGACACGTCGATCACCCGCGACGCCACCCCGAACGGCCCCCGGTCGTTGATCAGCACGTCCACGCTGCGGCCCGTCCGCGCGTGCGTCACCCGCACCCACGTCCCGAACGGCAGCGTCAGGTGCGCGGCCGTCATGACGGTCCGTGCGTCCCGGCGGCCCCCGTAGTACACCGCCTGCCCCTGCTGGAACACCGCGTCGGCCGCGCCCACCCCGGTGGCCCGCACGGTCGCCACCTGCCCCGTCCGCGGCGCCGGCACCTGGGCCGCGCGGCCGTCCGGCACGTTCAGCACGTCACCCGGCCGGATCGCCGCGCCCTGCCCACGGTTCAGGTCCAGCAGCGCCTGCACGCTCACGCTGTGCGCCCGCGCGATCTCCCACAGGGTATCGCCGGCCTGCACGCGGTAAGAGCCGGCCTGCGCCGACCCCAGCGCCGCCGCCAGCGCGGTGGTCGCCAGCACGGCCCTGAATGTTCTGGAGATGGAGGGAAGCCGTATCACAGGACTTCCTTCTCGCTGCGGCTCAGGACCTCGTGGCCGTCCTCGGTGACCAGCACCAGATCCTCGATCCGCACGCCGCCCACGTCCGGCAGGTACGCGCCGGGCTCGACGGTCACGATCATGCCGGGTCGCAGCACGTCCTCGCTGCTGCCGCGCAGGCTGGGGCCCTCGTGGACCATCAGGCCCACCCCGTGCCCCAGCGAGTGCGCGAACGCCTCGCCCAGCCCGTGCCCGGTCAGGATGCCGCGCGCCAGGGCGTCCAGGTCCGCGCCGCTTACGCCGGGCTGCACCGCCTGCACCGCCGCCTCCTCGGCTTCCAGCACCGCGCGGTACACGCGGGCCATCTCGGGGCTGGGCGTGCCCACCGCGACCGTGCGGGTCATGTCGCTGTTGTACCCGTTCAGGCGCGCGCCCATGTCCACCGTGACCAGCTCACCGTCTTCGATCACGCGGTCCGACGCCACGCCGTGCGGCATCGCCCCGCGCGGCCCGCTCGCCACGATGATCTCGAAGGCACTCTCGGCCCCGGCGCGGCGCAGCAGCGACTCGATCTCCAGCGCCACGTCCAGCTCGCGTACGCCCGCACGGATCATGGGGCGCACCTGCGCGAACACCCGGTCGGCCAGTGCCTGCGCGTCCCGCACGGCCTGCACCTCGTCCGGCGACTTGACCATCCGCAGGTCTGAGAGCAGCCCGGCGGTACCCACCAGCGTCGCCTGCGGCCAGTACGCCCGCAACTGCTCCAGTTCGGCCACGGTCAGGCTCTCGGCCTCGAAGCCCACGCGCAGGTCCGCGAGGCCCGGCGCGGCGTGCTCCAGCGTGGCGGGCGGCCTCGCTATGAACTGCGGCAGGCGTGACTCCTGCGCCGCCTGCACCGTGTACCGCGCGTCGGTGTACAGCGTCTCGCCCTGCGGCGTGACCAGCACCTTGCCGTCCTTGCCGCTCGTGAACCCGCTCAGGTACCGCACGTTCGCCGCGTCGCTGATCCACAGGGCGTCCACTCCGGCGCGGCCCATGGCGGCGCGCAACTGCTCCAGTTGACTCATGAACGGCAAAGTAACACGCGTCCCCCCGGCCCGTCTGCCCGCCCGGCGGCTGCCCCCGGTGCCCGCGCCGGGCAGGTCGGGCCGCCGGAATGCTGTACAGTACGCGCAATCCCGCCTGCAGACCCGCCTCGCCTGTCCCCGCACCGGAGACAGTGTGAACGGGATTACCTGTCATGCGCTTATACTCGTTTATCGGGACAATCGACACGGCCTTTTTCAGGTCTGGTAACACCCCCAAGGAGGGATCACCGTGAAACTTCACGAGTATCAGGGTAAGGAAATTCTGCGCCAGTTCGGCGTCAACGTTCAGGACGGCAAGGTCGCCCGCACCCCCGACGAGGTGCGTCAGATCGCCCGTGAGTACGGACAGCCCGTCGTCGTCAAGGCCCAGGTGCACGTGGGCGGACGCGGCAAGGCCGGCGGCGTGAAATTCAGCCCCACCGAAGACAAGGCCTTCGAGAACGGCGAGAAGATCCTCGGCATGGACATCAAGGGCCTGACCGTCAACAAGGTCCTGGTCACCAAGGCCGTCGACATCGACGCGGGCGTCGAGTACTACGTCGGCATGATCGTCGACCGCAACGTGCAGAGCTTCACCCTGATGGCCAGCGCCGAGGGTGGCATGGAAATCGAGGAAGTGGCCGCCGCCACCCCCGAGAAGATCATCAAGCACCGCGTCGATCCCGTCACGGGCCTGCGCCCCTACGAGGCGCGCGAAGTGGCCATCAAGGCCGGCTTCAAGGGCAACCTGAACAAGATCGCCGACATGATGGTCAAGATGAGCGAGGCCGCGCTGAAGCGTGACGCCGTGCTCGTCGAGATCAACCCGCTGTTCGTCGGCCCCGACGGCATCCCGCTCGCCCTCGACACCAAGTTCGAGATCGACGACAACGCCATGTACCGCCACCAGGACCTCGCCGACTGGCGCGAACTGGAAGCCGAGCACCCCCTCGAAATCGAGGCCAGCAAGTACGGCTTCGCCTACGTGAAACTCGACGACGGCAACGTCGGCGTGCTGGGCAACGGCGCGGGCATCGTGATGACCTCCCTCGACGTGGTCAACCGCGCCGGCGCCAAACCCGCCAACTTCCTCGACATCGGCGGCGGCGCCAAGGCCGAGATCGTGTACAACGCGGTCAAACTGGTCAGCAAGGACACCGACGTCAAGGCCATCTTCATCAACATCTTCGGCGGCATCACCCGCGCCGACGAGGTCGCCAAGGGCGTCATCCAGGCCCTGAACGACGGCATCCTGACCAAGCCCGTGCGCATGCGCATCGCCGGCACGGCCGAGGACGAAGCCAAGGCGCTGCTCGCCGAGGTGGGCAGCCCCCTGATCCAGATGTACGCCACCATGTTCGAGGCCGCCGACGAGGCCGCCAAGGACGCCAACGCCGCGGAGGGCAAGTAATGGGCATTCTCGTTGACAACAACAGCCGCGTGATCGTGCAGGGCATGACCGGCCGCGAGGGCGCGAGCCACAGCCGCGCCATGAAGGACTTCGGCACGCAGGTCGTCGCGGGCGTCACGCCCGGCAAGGGCGGCACCGACTTCGAAGGCTGGCCCGTGTACAACAGCGTCGCCGAGGCGAAAGCCGCGCACGACGCCAACGTCAGCATCATCTTCGTGCCCCCGGCCGGCGCCGCTGACGCCGTGCTGGAAGCCGCGCACGCCGGCATGCCCCTGATCGTCCTGATCACCGAGGGCGTGCCCACCGTCGACATGATGAAGGCCGTGCAGGAAGTCAAGGCGCTCGACGCGCAGAGCCGCGCCGAAGGTGGCCAGGGCATCCGCCTGATCGGCGGCAACTGCCCCGGTCTGGTCACCAACGGCCAGGCGAAGGTCGGCATCATGCCCAACAAGATCTACACCAACCCCGGCCGCATCGGCCTGATCAGCCGCTCCGGCACGCTGACCTACGAGGCCGCCAAGCTGCTGAACGACGCGGGCATGGGCACCAGCACCACCGTCGGTATCGGCGGCGACCCCGTGATCGGCACGACCTTCGCGGACGTGCTGCCCCTGTTCGAGGCCGACCCTGACACCGACGCCATCGTCGTGATCGGCGAGATCGGCGGCGCGGACGAGGAAGCGGCCGCCGAGTACATCGCCCAGCACATGAAGAAGCCCGTCGTGGCCTTCATCAGTGGCCGCAGCGCGCCCAAGGGCAAGCGCATGGGTCACGCCGGCGCGATCATCATGGGCGACGTGGGCACCCCGGAAAGCAAACTGGCTGCGTTCGCCGCTGCGAACGTCCCGGTCGCCGACACCATGCCCGAGATCATCGACATGGTCAAGGCCGCCCTCAACAAGTAAATTCTTCTCCTGCGGCCCGGCTCACCCCAGCGGTGGGCCGGGCCGTTTCGTGCGATGTGGGTCACATGAACGCCGCGCTGACCTGTGGTCACACCTGCGTCAGCCTCGCGCGTAGACTGAGGGCATGAAGCTGCGACGCATCCTGACCACCACCACTGCCCTGCTGTGCGCCGGGCCGGCGTACGGTCTGACCATCCGCGGCACCGTGGAGGGCGGCGGAGGGGATGACCTGCGCGTGGCGGGCTTCGCCGTGTCGCCGTTCGGGCAGGTGACCGAGGAGATCAGCAGCGTTCCGGTCGAAGGGGGCCGCTTCGTGCTGGAACTGCCCATGACCGCCCCGACCGCGCGGGCGCAGGTGGACCTGACGCCGCAGAACGTCACCTGGCCCGGCGTGATCGATCCGGTGTCGGTCTCCACGCAGGCGCGGGTGGCCGAGATGAAGTTCTTCGTGTACCGCGACCTGAACCGCAACGGCCGCCGCGACGACGCCGAGGCGCTGCGCGACGTGATGCCGAACGTGGAGCGGGCCACGCTGTTCGTGGCGTGGGTGAACACCGACGTGACCGTCAAGGCCAGCCGGGGCTACGAGGCCACCCTGAAACGCGGCTGGAACGCCCTGATCGTGGACGTGGGCCGCGCCGTGCGGGTGCAGCCGTTCGCAGACTCCACGGTGGTCACGGTGCGACTGGCCCGCTGAGATCACCACCATTGGCACCGTCGCTGCGCCTCTGCCTGACTCTGGGTAGGGGCGCGGCCTGTCTCGGTGCCCCGATGCCGTCAGCCGGATGGAGGCCTGGATAGGGATCAAACAAATCATTCACGGTCTGGACTTATCGTGAAACTATTCACTTATGTAGATACCCGATCCCTACCCCCCTTGCAGAAGAGGGGTCAGAGGCGCACAGGGCCCGCAGAGCGTCCGCGCCGTGCTTCGCACCTCTCCACATCCAAGCGGGGAGAACGGTCATAGCCGCCGTTCTCCCCGCACCCGCTCAGGACGTCACGCCGAGGGCCGTGCGTTCGTAGGCGCGGATGTACTGCGGCACGATCAGGCTGGGATGAAAGCGTCCCACGGCCGCCGCCCGGCCCGCCGCGCCCATCTGCAGGTACAGCTCCCGGTTGCGCAGGATGCGTAGCGCAGCGTCCGCCATGGTGTCCACGTCGCCCACGTCCGCCATGAAGCCCGTCACGCCCTGCTCCACGACCTCCGGAATGCCGCCCGCGTTCGACGAGACGACCGGCACCTCGCAACTCATGGCTTCCAGGGCCGCCAGACCGAAACTCTCCTGCCGGCTGGGCAGCAGGAACAGGTCGCTGATGCCCAGCACCGTCTCCACGTCCGGGAACGACCCCAGGAAGTGCGTGCGCCCGATCACGCCGAGCTGCTGCGCCAGCTCGAACACGCGCGGGCGCTCCGGGCCGTCCCCGATCATCAGCAGCCGCGCCGGAATCTCGCTGGCCACGCGCGCGAACACCTGCACCACGTCCTCCGGGCGTTTCACGGGCCGGAAGTTGCTGACGTGCACCAGCAGCGCCTCGTCCGGATGCGCGAACCGCGCCCGCACCGCCGGGTCCGTTACGCGCACGAAGCGTTCGCTGTCCACGAAGTTGTGAATCACCTCGATCTCCCGCTCCACTCCGAACACCTCCTGCGTGTGCTGCGCGAGGTAACTGGACACGGCCGTCACGTGGTCACTCTTCTCGATGGCGTGCCGGGTCGTGTGCCGGAACGCGGGTTCCAGCCCGACCAGCGTGACGTCCGTGCCGTGCAGGGTGGTCATCACCCGCGAGCGGCCGGTGATGGCCCGCGCGTGAATGGCGGCCGTGGCGTGCGGAATGGCGTAGTGCGCGTGAGACAGTTCCACCCCATGCTCGAGGATCACCTCGGTCAGGGTGTTCGCCGCCGCCAGTTCCGGGTACGGCTGATCGAACAGCGCGTACGCGTAGGCGCTCACCTGATGAAAGTACGGCCCGCGCATCCCGCCGTGCCCGCCCAGACGGAACGGCTGCGCCGACCCCACAAAGTGAACCTCATGACCGGCGCGGGCCACCTGCAGGCCCAGTTCGGTCGCCACCACACCCGATCCGCCCGCGCTGGCGTGACACAGCACCGCGACCTTCATGCCCGCCACCCGCGAATCCCACTGCTGTCATCCTGGTTCATGACTGCGGAGTATAGAGGCCCGGCGTCAGGGAAAAAGTCGCTCCCGGTGCCATTCGGCACCCTGCCCGGCAACCTTGCGTAACCCTGACAATTCCATGTATGAAGGTGGGCTTCCCCCGTCAAGCCGAAAAAATCACAGTGAGCGCTTCGAGAAACGCTTAGAACACACTCATATGATTGCCGTTGTCACCGACTCGACCTGCGACCTGCACCCCGACAGTGCCCGGCAACTCGGCATTCACGTCGTTCCCCTGCAGGTGCACATGCGCGACCGCACCCTCCTGGACTGGCAGGAAGTGGACCCGGACGCCGTGTACGACCATCTGCGTGCCGGCGGCACCGTCACGACCTCGCCCGTCCCGGCCGACACCTTCGCCGCCCGCTACCGCGAACTGCTCGCCACGCATGATCAGGTGATCAGCATTCACCTGTCCGGCAAGCTCTCCGAGACCGTCCGTCACGCCCGGCAGGCCGCCGAGAGCACCGGCGAGAGCAGCCGCATTCACGTGGTGGACAGCGAACTGGCCTGCGGCCCGCTGGCCGAGGTGGTCATGGCCGCCCGCGACGCCGTCCAGGCCGGCGCGGACCTTCAGGCCGCCGCGCAGGCCGTCCACGCGACCCGCAACCGCATCCACTCGGAACTCAGTGTCGCCACCCTCGACTACCTTCGCCGCAGCGGCCGCATTGGCCGCGCCCAGGCGTTCCTGGGCAGTGTCCTCGGCGTGCGCCCCATCCTGAACTTCGAGGCCGGGCAGCTGAAAGCCGTGCGCCGCGCCCGCGTCGATCAGGCGGCCGGCGACATGCTCGGCAACCTGCGCGAACGCTTCGGCACCCGGCCCCTGAGCGTCACCATCATGCACGCCGGCCGCGACACGACCCGCATCAACGCCCTGCGCGAAGCCATGACCGCCAGCGGCCTGAACGTCCAGAAAGGCCGCGTGCAGCTCATGGGCCCGGTCATCGGCGCGCACGTCGGCCCCGGCACCTACGGCTTCAGCGCCCTGCCCCTCGACGGCTGAACCCCAGGCAGAAGGCAGAAGGCAGAAGGCAGAAGGCAGAAGGCAGAAGGCAGAAGGCAGAAGGCAGAAGGCAGAAGGCAGAAGGCAGAAGGCAGAAGGCAGAAGGCAGAAGGCAGAAGGCAGAAGGCAGAAGGCAGAAGGCAGAGCCGCGTCGCAACTGGACGCGGCTCTGCCCTCAATCCGGGTCCGGATCAGTTGTGACTGACGGTCTCCAGGCGTTCCAGGTAGGCCTTCCCGCCTTCCACGTCCGCCTCGAAGCCGCCGCCCGCACCGAACACCAGCGTCTCGGCCAGCGTCTCGCTGCTCAGGTACTCCTGCCACGCTTCGGCGGCCTCGCGGGCGTCGCCGCTCAGGTCCAGGTGCAGGGCGATGCGGTCCTGCACCTCGAACCCGGCCTTCTTGCGGGCGTCCTGCACGCCGCGCACGAGGTCGCGGGCCAGTCCCTCGAGTTCCAGTTCGCGGGTCAGGGTGGTGTCGAACGCGACGAGGTACCCGGCTTCCTCCTGCGCGGCGAAGCCTTCGGGGGACTGGGCGTCCACGAGGACCTCGTCCGGCCCGAGTTCGAAGCGTTCACCAGTGGGTGCCACGACCTCGAACTGCTTGCCGTCGCGCACAGCGCGGGCGATCTCGCTGGCGTCGGCGGCGGCCAGAGCGGCGCGGACCTGCGGGACGGCCTTCCCGAACTTCTTGCCCAGGACCGGGAGGTTGGGGCGCAGCACGTAACTGACGAGTTCCGTGAACTGGTCGATCAGTTCGACCTCCTTGACGTTCAGTTCCTCCTTGATCTGCTCGGCGAAGCGGCCCAGTGCCTGGGTCTGCTCGGCGGTGCGGGCGCGCACCATGACCTTCGGGAGCGGCTGACGCTGGCGCATCCCGGTCTGCCCTCGCACGGCGCGGCCCAGGCTGACGACGCGCAGCACGGCGTCCATCTCGGCGACCAGGACGGGCGCGGCGCTGGCCTCGTCCACGGTCGGCCAGGAGGTCAGGTGAACGCTGTCGGGGGCCTGCGGGTCCAGGGGCCGCACGAGGTTCTGGTACAGCGTCTCGGCCAGGAACGGCGTGAACGGCGCGGTCAGTTTCGTGACCGTGACGAGCGCGGTGTGCAGCGTGGCGTAGGCGTTGTGGTCGGCGCCGTCGTCGCCCGCCCAGAAGCGGCGGCGGTTGCGCCGGACGTACCAGTTGCTCAGGTCCTCGGTCACGAAGTCCTGCAGGGCGCGGCTGGCCCCGGTCGGGTCGTAGTTCTCCAGCGCGGCCGTGACGGTGGCGGTCAGGGCCTGCACCTTGGCGAGCAGCCAGCGGTCCACCTCGGGGCGCTGATCGGCGGGCGCGGCGGCCGTCAGGTCCGGCTGGTCGAGGTTCGCGTACAGCACGAAGAACGAGTACGTGTTCCACAGCGTCAGGAAGTACGAGCGGAACGCCTCGCCCACGAGGTTCATGCCGAAGCGTCGGCTCAGTTCGGGCGGCGCGCTGACGTACATGTACCAGCGGGCGGCGTCGGCGCCGTACTGGTCGAAGACCTCCCAGGGGTTCACGACGTTCCCCTTGCTCTTGCTCATCTTCGCGCCCTTCTCGTCCAGGATGTGCCCGGAGCAGATGACGCTCTTGTACGCCACGGAGTCGAACACCATCGTGCCGATCTGGTGCAGCGAGTTGAACCACCCGCGCGTCTGGTCGATGGCCTCCGCGATGAAGTCGGCCGGGAAGCCCCCGTTCTCGAATTTCTCCGTGTTCTCGAAGGGGTAGTGGTGCTGCGCGAACGGCATGGAGCCGCTGTCGTACCAGACGTCCATCACGTACGGCACGCGCCGGAAGGTCTTGCCATCTGCCTCGAAGGTGATGTCGTCCACGAACGGCCGGTGCGGGTCGAAGTCGGGTCCCGTCAGTTCGGGGCGGCCACTCAGTTCGGCCAGCTCGGCGTAGCTGCCGATCACGCGGTACTCGCCATCCTCGGCCTCCCACACGGGCAGCGGGGTGCCCCAGTAGCGGCTGCGCGACAGGTTCCAGTCGATCAGGTTCTCCAGCCACCCGCCGTACCGGCCGTTGCGGATGTGCGGCGGGTGCCAGTCGATGGTCTGGTTCAGTTCGATCAGGCGTTCTTTCAGGCGGGTGTTGTTCAGGTACCAGCTCTCGGTCGCGTAGTACATCAGCGGCGTGCCGCAGCGCCAGCAGTGCGGGTACGCGTGCAGGAAGTTCTTTTCTTTCCACATCAGGCCGCGCGCGCGCAGGTCGCGGACGATCTCGGTGTTCGCGTCGCGGAAGAACACCCCCTTCCACGGGCCGAAGCGGTGCTTGCCCTCGCCGTCCACGCCCACGATCACCGGGAAGCCGTAATTGCGGGCCAGACGCATGTCGTCCTCACCGAAGGCGGGCGCGGTGTGCACGATGCCGGTGCCGTCGCTGTCGGACACGTAGGTGTCCAGGCCCGACATCCACACGGTCTTGCCCTCGCCCTCGGCGTCGTAGGCCTCCGTGAACAGCGGCTGGTACGCCACGCGCTCCAGTTCGCTGCCCCTGAAGGTCTTCATGACCTCGGCGTCCTCGCCCAGCACCTCGCCTCGCAGGCTGGCGGCCAGGATCAGCACCGCGCCGTCCTTGTCCCGCGCGGCCACGTACTCGAAGTCCGGGTGGATGGCGACGCCCACGTTGTACGGCAGCGTCCAGGGGGTGGTCGTCCACACCAGGAACGCCGCGCCGTCCTCCAGGCCCAGGCTGGCCGGGTCGGTCAGGCGGAACGGCACGTACACGCTGGGGTCCTGGATGTCCTTGTAGCCCTCGCTGACCTCGGCGTTGCTCAGGGTCGTGCCGTCTTTGGGGCAGTACGGCGCCACGCGGAAGCCCTTGTACAGCAGCCCCTTCTCGTTCAGGTTCTTGACGCTCCACCAGATGCTCTCGATGTAGTCCCGGTGCAGCGTCATGTACGCGTCGTCCAGGTCCACCCAGTAGCCCATGCGCTCGGTGAACCGGCGCCACTCGGCCTCGTACTCGAACACGCTGGCGCGGCACTCCGCGTTGAATTTATCGATGCCGTACGCCTCGACCTCGCGTTTGCTGTTCAGGCCGAGCTTCTTCTCGACGCCCAGCTCGACCGGCAGGCCGTGCGTGTCCCAGCCGGCCTTGCGCGGCACGTGGAAGCCCTGCATGGTCCGGAAACGCGGGAACAGGTCCTTGAAGGAGCGGGCCTGCACGTGGTGCACGCCGGGCTGCCCGTTCGCGGTGGGCGGCCCCTCGAAGAACGTGAAGGTCGGCCCCTCCTTCGTCTGCTCGAGCGAACGCTCGAACACGCGCGCCTGTTTCCAGAAGGTCAGGATGTCCTGCTCCAGCGCGGGGAAATTCGGGTTGCCCTGCACGGGCTTGAAGAGGGGTTTCTGTTCGGTGGTCATGGGATCTCCAGATGGGACACAGGGGGCTTGGACAGAGCGGGCGTGGAAGGATTGATGTCGGGATTGATGTCGGGGGCGGGGGTCACCCGCGTCCGAATCGGCCGTCCGGGCGGGACGGGGCAGGGGACGGGGCGGAACGGTCGCGGCATGGTCACCT
The DNA window shown above is from Deinococcus sp. LM3 and carries:
- a CDS encoding Xaa-Pro peptidase family protein; protein product: MSQLEQLRAAMGRAGVDALWISDAANVRYLSGFTSGKDGKVLVTPQGETLYTDARYTVQAAQESRLPQFIARPPATLEHAAPGLADLRVGFEAESLTVAELEQLRAYWPQATLVGTAGLLSDLRMVKSPDEVQAVRDAQALADRVFAQVRPMIRAGVRELDVALEIESLLRRAGAESAFEIIVASGPRGAMPHGVASDRVIEDGELVTVDMGARLNGYNSDMTRTVAVGTPSPEMARVYRAVLEAEEAAVQAVQPGVSGADLDALARGILTGHGLGEAFAHSLGHGVGLMVHEGPSLRGSSEDVLRPGMIVTVEPGAYLPDVGGVRIEDLVLVTEDGHEVLSRSEKEVL
- the sucC gene encoding ADP-forming succinate--CoA ligase subunit beta, giving the protein MKLHEYQGKEILRQFGVNVQDGKVARTPDEVRQIAREYGQPVVVKAQVHVGGRGKAGGVKFSPTEDKAFENGEKILGMDIKGLTVNKVLVTKAVDIDAGVEYYVGMIVDRNVQSFTLMASAEGGMEIEEVAAATPEKIIKHRVDPVTGLRPYEAREVAIKAGFKGNLNKIADMMVKMSEAALKRDAVLVEINPLFVGPDGIPLALDTKFEIDDNAMYRHQDLADWRELEAEHPLEIEASKYGFAYVKLDDGNVGVLGNGAGIVMTSLDVVNRAGAKPANFLDIGGGAKAEIVYNAVKLVSKDTDVKAIFINIFGGITRADEVAKGVIQALNDGILTKPVRMRIAGTAEDEAKALLAEVGSPLIQMYATMFEAADEAAKDANAAEGK
- the sucD gene encoding succinate--CoA ligase subunit alpha codes for the protein MGILVDNNSRVIVQGMTGREGASHSRAMKDFGTQVVAGVTPGKGGTDFEGWPVYNSVAEAKAAHDANVSIIFVPPAGAADAVLEAAHAGMPLIVLITEGVPTVDMMKAVQEVKALDAQSRAEGGQGIRLIGGNCPGLVTNGQAKVGIMPNKIYTNPGRIGLISRSGTLTYEAAKLLNDAGMGTSTTVGIGGDPVIGTTFADVLPLFEADPDTDAIVVIGEIGGADEEAAAEYIAQHMKKPVVAFISGRSAPKGKRMGHAGAIIMGDVGTPESKLAAFAAANVPVADTMPEIIDMVKAALNK
- the bshA gene encoding N-acetyl-alpha-D-glucosaminyl L-malate synthase BshA, with amino-acid sequence MKVAVLCHASAGGSGVVATELGLQVARAGHEVHFVGSAQPFRLGGHGGMRGPYFHQVSAYAYALFDQPYPELAAANTLTEVILEHGVELSHAHYAIPHATAAIHARAITGRSRVMTTLHGTDVTLVGLEPAFRHTTRHAIEKSDHVTAVSSYLAQHTQEVFGVEREIEVIHNFVDSERFVRVTDPAVRARFAHPDEALLVHVSNFRPVKRPEDVVQVFARVASEIPARLLMIGDGPERPRVFELAQQLGVIGRTHFLGSFPDVETVLGISDLFLLPSRQESFGLAALEAMSCEVPVVSSNAGGIPEVVEQGVTGFMADVGDVDTMADAALRILRNRELYLQMGAAGRAAAVGRFHPSLIVPQYIRAYERTALGVTS
- a CDS encoding RlpA-like double-psi beta-barrel domain-containing protein, which gives rise to MLATTALAAALGSAQAGSYRVQAGDTLWEIARAHSVSVQALLDLNRGQGAAIRPGDVLNVPDGRAAQVPAPRTGQVATVRATGVGAADAVFQQGQAVYYGGRRDARTVMTAAHLTLPFGTWVRVTHARTGRSVDVLINDRGPFGVASRVIDVSREAAAALGILSEGVAPVTLSVLSRP
- a CDS encoding YbjN domain-containing protein, whose product is MTMETALLTLDTLAKYLKEKEVQLDMEENNGQRFIRMGWRFEMGDAAVLVSVNDGPNNTSRLEVTCVTQKQYNDRRNEVVNMLNDRNRERAFARSIDADGNVWLEYVGFYPTLAEMPQETFDTLFGGVLMHFQDDYATLEGYVAQNGPQLQQPQA
- the ileS gene encoding isoleucine--tRNA ligase: MTTEQKPLFKPVQGNPNFPALEQDILTFWKQARVFERSLEQTKEGPTFTFFEGPPTANGQPGVHHVQARSFKDLFPRFRTMQGFHVPRKAGWDTHGLPVELGVEKKLGLNSKREVEAYGIDKFNAECRASVFEYEAEWRRFTERMGYWVDLDDAYMTLHRDYIESIWWSVKNLNEKGLLYKGFRVAPYCPKDGTTLSNAEVSEGYKDIQDPSVYVPFRLTDPASLGLEDGAAFLVWTTTPWTLPYNVGVAIHPDFEYVAARDKDGAVLILAASLRGEVLGEDAEVMKTFRGSELERVAYQPLFTEAYDAEGEGKTVWMSGLDTYVSDSDGTGIVHTAPAFGEDDMRLARNYGFPVIVGVDGEGKHRFGPWKGVFFRDANTEIVRDLRARGLMWKEKNFLHAYPHCWRCGTPLMYYATESWYLNNTRLKERLIELNQTIDWHPPHIRNGRYGGWLENLIDWNLSRSRYWGTPLPVWEAEDGEYRVIGSYAELAELSGRPELTGPDFDPHRPFVDDITFEADGKTFRRVPYVMDVWYDSGSMPFAQHHYPFENTEKFENGGFPADFIAEAIDQTRGWFNSLHQIGTMVFDSVAYKSVICSGHILDEKGAKMSKSKGNVVNPWEVFDQYGADAARWYMYVSAPPELSRRFGMNLVGEAFRSYFLTLWNTYSFFVLYANLDQPDLTAAAPADQRPEVDRWLLAKVQALTATVTAALENYDPTGASRALQDFVTEDLSNWYVRRNRRRFWAGDDGADHNAYATLHTALVTVTKLTAPFTPFLAETLYQNLVRPLDPQAPDSVHLTSWPTVDEASAAPVLVAEMDAVLRVVSLGRAVRGQTGMRQRQPLPKVMVRARTAEQTQALGRFAEQIKEELNVKEVELIDQFTELVSYVLRPNLPVLGKKFGKAVPQVRAALAAADASEIARAVRDGKQFEVVAPTGERFELGPDEVLVDAQSPEGFAAQEEAGYLVAFDTTLTRELELEGLARDLVRGVQDARKKAGFEVQDRIALHLDLSGDAREAAEAWQEYLSSETLAETLVFGAGGGFEADVEGGKAYLERLETVSHN
- a CDS encoding DegV family protein, which codes for MIAVVTDSTCDLHPDSARQLGIHVVPLQVHMRDRTLLDWQEVDPDAVYDHLRAGGTVTTSPVPADTFAARYRELLATHDQVISIHLSGKLSETVRHARQAAESTGESSRIHVVDSELACGPLAEVVMAARDAVQAGADLQAAAQAVHATRNRIHSELSVATLDYLRRSGRIGRAQAFLGSVLGVRPILNFEAGQLKAVRRARVDQAAGDMLGNLRERFGTRPLSVTIMHAGRDTTRINALREAMTASGLNVQKGRVQLMGPVIGAHVGPGTYGFSALPLDG